A single genomic interval of Methylocystis sp. IM3 harbors:
- a CDS encoding protein meaA, whose amino-acid sequence MNDTSAPRRDKPWMFRTYAGHSTAEASNRLYRSNLAKGQTGLSIAFDLPTQTGYDSDHILSRGEVGKVGVPVSHLGDMRTLFDGIPLAEMNTSMTINATAVWLMALYIAAAEEQGAPRVKLQGTTQNDIIKEYLSRGSYVFPPAQSLRLTQDLILFTTKECPKFNPMNVCSYHLQEAGATPAQELAYALATAVAILDGVKAAGLSQEDFDQVVGRISFFVNAGMRFVTELSKMRAFTELWEEITRERYGVKDEKLRRFRYGVQVNSLGLTEQQPENNVYRILIEMLAVVLSKNARARAVQLPAWNEALGLPRPWDQQWSLRMQQIMAYETDLLEYGDIFDGNPEIARKVAALKEEAKAELKKIDELGGAAAAVEIGYMKSKLVESNTARLEAIEAGEQTVVGVNKFTSTEPSPLASGSDAIMVVPEGVEADQIARLKAWRESRDNTAAKAAIEELARAAKEGRNMVEPSIAAAKAGVTTGEWGAVLRGVFGEYRAPTGVSSTARQVGGQLDKVRGEVERVAHKVGRRPKFLVGKPGLDGHSNGAEQIAVRARDVGFDVIYAGIRSTPAELVEAAKKEGVHCIGLSILSGSHVTLAHEVMRLMKEEGVSAPLVVGGIIPPEDEKLLLESGVAAVYTPKNYDLNVIMTDLAQIIDRSVN is encoded by the coding sequence ATGAACGATACGTCTGCCCCGCGCCGCGACAAGCCCTGGATGTTCCGCACCTACGCCGGTCACTCGACCGCCGAGGCGTCGAACCGGCTGTATCGCTCCAATCTCGCCAAGGGTCAGACGGGTCTCTCCATCGCCTTCGACCTGCCGACGCAGACGGGCTACGACAGCGACCACATTCTGTCGCGCGGCGAGGTCGGCAAGGTCGGCGTGCCTGTGTCGCATCTGGGCGACATGCGCACCCTCTTCGACGGCATTCCGCTCGCCGAGATGAACACGTCCATGACCATCAACGCCACCGCCGTGTGGCTGATGGCGCTCTACATCGCCGCCGCCGAGGAGCAGGGCGCGCCGCGCGTCAAGCTGCAGGGCACGACGCAAAACGACATCATCAAGGAATATCTCTCGCGCGGCTCCTATGTCTTCCCGCCCGCGCAGTCGCTGCGCCTGACGCAGGACCTCATTCTCTTCACCACGAAGGAATGCCCCAAGTTCAATCCGATGAACGTCTGCTCCTATCATCTGCAGGAGGCGGGCGCGACGCCGGCGCAGGAGCTCGCCTATGCGCTCGCCACCGCGGTGGCGATCCTCGACGGCGTGAAGGCCGCCGGCCTGTCGCAGGAAGATTTCGATCAGGTCGTCGGCCGCATCTCCTTCTTCGTCAACGCCGGCATGCGCTTCGTCACGGAACTCTCCAAGATGCGCGCCTTCACCGAGCTCTGGGAGGAGATCACCCGCGAGCGCTACGGCGTGAAGGACGAGAAGCTGCGCCGCTTCCGCTATGGCGTGCAGGTCAATTCGCTGGGCCTCACCGAGCAGCAGCCGGAAAACAACGTCTATCGCATCCTCATCGAAATGCTGGCGGTGGTGCTCTCCAAGAACGCCCGCGCCCGCGCCGTGCAGCTTCCGGCCTGGAACGAGGCGCTCGGCCTGCCGCGCCCGTGGGATCAGCAATGGTCGCTGCGCATGCAGCAGATCATGGCCTATGAGACCGACCTGCTCGAATATGGCGACATCTTCGACGGCAATCCGGAGATCGCCCGCAAGGTCGCGGCGCTGAAGGAGGAGGCCAAGGCCGAATTGAAGAAGATCGACGAGCTCGGCGGCGCGGCGGCCGCGGTCGAGATCGGCTACATGAAGTCCAAGCTCGTCGAGTCGAACACGGCGCGCCTCGAAGCGATCGAGGCCGGCGAGCAGACCGTCGTCGGCGTCAACAAATTCACCTCCACGGAGCCCTCGCCGCTCGCCTCGGGCAGCGACGCCATCATGGTCGTGCCCGAGGGCGTCGAGGCCGATCAGATCGCGCGGTTGAAGGCCTGGCGCGAGAGCCGCGACAACACGGCCGCGAAGGCCGCGATCGAAGAGCTGGCGCGGGCGGCGAAAGAGGGCCGCAACATGGTCGAGCCCTCCATCGCCGCCGCCAAGGCCGGCGTCACGACCGGCGAATGGGGCGCGGTGCTGCGCGGCGTCTTCGGCGAATATCGCGCGCCGACGGGCGTCTCCTCGACGGCGCGCCAGGTCGGCGGCCAGCTCGACAAGGTGCGCGGCGAAGTGGAGCGCGTCGCCCACAAGGTGGGGCGCCGTCCGAAGTTCCTCGTCGGCAAGCCGGGCCTCGACGGGCATTCCAACGGCGCCGAGCAGATCGCCGTCCGGGCGCGCGACGTGGGCTTCGACGTGATCTACGCCGGCATCCGCTCGACGCCGGCGGAGCTTGTGGAAGCGGCGAAGAAGGAGGGCGTGCATTGCATCGGCCTCTCCATCCTCTCGGGCTCCCATGTGACCCTCGCGCATGAGGTGATGCGGCTGATGAAGGAAGAGGGCGTTTCGGCGCCGCTCGTCGTCGGCGGCATCATTCCGCCGGAGGATGAGAAGCTCCTGCTCGAGTCGGGCGTCGCGGCGGTTTATACGCCCAAGAACTACGATCTGAACGTCATCATGACGGACCTCGCGCAGATCATCGATCGCAGCGTCAACTGA
- a CDS encoding OFA family MFS transporter — translation MDVAVAPQPNFLSRERTIASPTFNRWLAPPAALAIHLCIGMAYGFSVFWLPLSRVVGGAAPRECAADMSFLATIVATDCDWKISWLGWTFTLFFVLLGSSAAIFGHWLETAGPRKAGLAAAFCWCGGLLVSALGVYLHQIWMLWLGSGVIGGVGLGLGYISPVSTLIKWFPDRRGLATGLAIMGFGGGAMIGAPLADRLMSYFATPTSPGVWQTFAALACIYFVFMVCGALGYRVPPEGWAPQGFTPPAPAANALVTHRHVHLDVAWKTRQFWLLWGVLCLNVSAGIGVLGMASPMLQEVFGGRLIGLDIGYDALADEQRKQIAAIAAGFTGVLSLCNIGGRIGWASASDFLGRKGAYGIFFVLGLFLYAAVPFAAKGGVVFLFVLLFAVIITMYGGGFSTIPAYLADIFGTHYVGAIHGRLLTAWSTAGVLGPVLVNYIREYQLAHGVAREAAYNQTMYVLAGLLLLGLVCNLLVRPVDEKYYMTDEEVAAAKKTSVAAIREEEKEPHADFEDFVEEAMEPATEPAAAVRVRGDGQFSPVLLLAWAAVGVPLIWGVSITLLKAMALFR, via the coding sequence ATGGACGTTGCTGTCGCGCCGCAACCGAATTTCCTCTCCCGCGAGCGCACCATCGCCTCCCCGACGTTCAACCGCTGGCTTGCGCCCCCGGCGGCGCTCGCGATCCATCTGTGCATCGGCATGGCTTATGGCTTTTCGGTCTTCTGGCTGCCGCTGTCGCGCGTCGTGGGCGGCGCGGCGCCCAGGGAATGCGCGGCGGACATGAGCTTCCTCGCGACCATCGTGGCGACGGACTGCGACTGGAAGATCAGCTGGCTCGGCTGGACCTTCACGCTGTTTTTCGTGCTGCTCGGCTCCTCCGCCGCCATTTTCGGCCACTGGCTCGAGACGGCGGGACCGCGCAAGGCGGGCCTCGCCGCGGCCTTCTGCTGGTGCGGCGGCCTGCTGGTTTCGGCGCTGGGCGTCTATCTCCATCAGATCTGGATGCTGTGGCTCGGCTCCGGCGTCATCGGCGGCGTCGGCCTCGGGCTCGGCTATATCTCGCCCGTCTCGACGCTGATCAAATGGTTCCCCGACCGCCGCGGCCTCGCCACCGGCCTCGCCATCATGGGCTTTGGCGGCGGCGCCATGATCGGCGCGCCGCTCGCCGATCGGCTGATGAGCTATTTCGCGACGCCGACGTCGCCGGGCGTCTGGCAGACCTTCGCGGCGCTCGCTTGCATCTATTTCGTCTTCATGGTCTGCGGGGCGCTCGGCTATCGGGTGCCGCCGGAGGGCTGGGCCCCGCAGGGCTTCACGCCCCCGGCGCCGGCCGCCAACGCCCTCGTCACCCATCGCCACGTCCATCTCGACGTCGCCTGGAAGACCCGGCAGTTCTGGCTGCTGTGGGGCGTGCTGTGCCTCAATGTGTCGGCGGGCATCGGCGTGCTCGGCATGGCCTCGCCCATGCTGCAGGAGGTCTTTGGCGGCCGTCTGATCGGCCTCGACATCGGCTATGACGCGCTCGCCGACGAGCAAAGAAAGCAGATCGCCGCCATTGCGGCCGGCTTTACCGGCGTCTTGAGCCTGTGCAACATCGGCGGGCGCATAGGCTGGGCGTCGGCCTCGGATTTTCTGGGCCGCAAGGGCGCCTACGGCATCTTCTTCGTGCTGGGCCTCTTCCTCTATGCCGCCGTACCCTTTGCGGCCAAAGGCGGCGTCGTTTTCCTGTTCGTCCTGCTCTTCGCCGTCATCATCACAATGTACGGTGGCGGCTTCTCCACCATCCCCGCCTATCTCGCGGACATTTTCGGCACGCATTACGTCGGGGCGATCCACGGGCGCCTGCTCACCGCCTGGTCGACGGCCGGCGTGCTCGGCCCGGTGCTGGTGAACTACATCCGCGAATATCAGCTCGCCCACGGCGTGGCGCGCGAGGCCGCCTATAACCAGACCATGTATGTGCTCGCGGGCCTGCTGCTTCTGGGGCTCGTCTGCAACCTCCTCGTCCGGCCGGTGGACGAAAAATATTACATGACGGATGAAGAGGTCGCGGCCGCCAAAAAGACGAGCGTCGCGGCGATCCGCGAGGAAGAGAAGGAGCCGCACGCCGATTTCGAGGACTTCGTCGAGGAAGCGATGGAGCCTGCGACGGAACCAGCCGCGGCCGTTCGAGTTCGCGGCGACGGCCAATTCTCGCCCGTGCTTCTCCTGGCCTGGGCGGCGGTCGGGGTCCCGCTGATCTGGGGCGTGTCGATCACTCTCCTGAAGGCGATGGCGCTCTTTCGCTAG
- a CDS encoding DUF2267 domain-containing protein, translated as MSETQVAALDHTVQQTNAWLKALAEDHRLGDRPHAYSALRAVLHALRDRLTIEQAAHLGAQLPLLVRGIYFAGWRPAGQPDLWRRLDEFEARIARELPRGFPVDAGTAARAVFAVIWREIDFNETAKVVSDLPAPLRELWPPEARDLAEARAAE; from the coding sequence ATGAGCGAAACACAAGTGGCGGCCCTCGATCACACGGTTCAGCAGACAAATGCCTGGCTCAAGGCGCTCGCGGAAGACCATCGCCTCGGCGACCGGCCGCACGCCTACAGCGCGCTGCGCGCCGTGCTCCACGCGCTGCGCGACCGGCTGACGATCGAGCAGGCGGCGCATCTCGGCGCACAACTCCCCCTGCTCGTGCGCGGCATCTATTTCGCCGGCTGGCGGCCCGCCGGCCAGCCCGACCTCTGGCGCCGCCTCGACGAATTCGAGGCCCGCATCGCGAGAGAGCTGCCGCGTGGCTTTCCGGTCGACGCGGGAACGGCGGCGCGGGCGGTGTTCGCGGTGATCTGGCGGGAGATCGACTTCAACGAAACCGCCAAGGTGGTCTCCGATCTGCCGGCGCCGCTGCGGGAGCTGTGGCCGCCGGAGGCGCGTGATCTCGCGGAGGCGCGGGCGGCGGAGTGA
- a CDS encoding site-specific DNA-methyltransferase, with the protein MSSARVGAARLTTRIKVTRTGISQEGPHRAPPARNMILQGDCVSMMLGLDAESVDLVFADPPYNLQLASKLTRPDQSLVDAVDDDWDKFADFAAYDAFTREWLAAARRAMKPTATIFVIGSYHNIFRVGAIMQDLGFWILNDIVWRKNNPMPNFRGRRFTNAHETMIWAARDASAKNYTFNYEGLKAGNEDCQMRSDWLLPICTGAERLKDANGRKTHPTQKPETLLARVILSASNAGDLVLDPFFGSGTTGAVAKRLRRHYIGVERDPVYAEAAAARIAAIEPLSEEAVATAPSKRSEPRIAFASLVESGLIAPGARLTDAKQRHSAVVRADGTLSLSGVVGSIHKTGAMAQGLPACNGWTFWHYESEDRLAPIDELRARIRQSLRAAD; encoded by the coding sequence ATGAGTAGCGCGCGCGTCGGGGCGGCCCGCCTCACTACCCGGATAAAGGTCACGCGTACCGGGATTTCTCAGGAGGGGCCGCACCGCGCGCCGCCGGCGCGCAATATGATCCTGCAAGGGGATTGCGTGTCGATGATGCTGGGCCTCGACGCCGAAAGCGTCGATCTCGTCTTCGCCGATCCGCCCTATAATTTGCAGCTTGCGAGCAAGCTCACCCGGCCGGATCAGAGCCTCGTCGACGCCGTCGACGACGATTGGGACAAATTCGCCGATTTCGCCGCTTACGACGCCTTCACCCGCGAATGGCTCGCCGCCGCGCGCCGCGCGATGAAGCCCACCGCGACGATCTTCGTCATCGGCTCCTATCACAATATCTTTCGCGTCGGCGCGATCATGCAGGATCTGGGCTTCTGGATCCTGAACGACATCGTCTGGCGCAAGAACAATCCCATGCCGAATTTCCGCGGCCGCCGTTTCACTAATGCGCATGAGACGATGATCTGGGCCGCGCGCGATGCGAGCGCCAAAAATTACACTTTCAATTACGAGGGGCTGAAGGCCGGCAACGAAGATTGTCAGATGCGCTCGGACTGGCTTCTGCCGATCTGCACCGGCGCCGAGAGGCTGAAAGACGCAAACGGCCGCAAGACCCATCCGACGCAAAAGCCCGAGACATTGCTCGCGCGCGTCATCCTCTCCGCCTCCAACGCCGGCGACCTCGTGCTCGATCCCTTCTTCGGCTCGGGCACGACCGGCGCCGTCGCCAAGCGCCTGCGCCGCCATTACATCGGCGTCGAGCGCGACCCCGTTTACGCCGAGGCGGCCGCGGCGCGCATCGCCGCCATTGAACCTCTGTCGGAGGAGGCCGTCGCGACGGCGCCGTCGAAACGCAGCGAACCGCGCATCGCCTTCGCAAGCCTCGTCGAGTCGGGGCTCATCGCGCCGGGCGCCCGTCTCACCGACGCGAAGCAGCGCCATTCTGCCGTGGTCCGCGCGGATGGGACGCTGTCGCTTTCGGGCGTCGTCGGCTCGATCCACAAGACCGGCGCGATGGCGCAGGGACTCCCCGCCTGCAACGGTTGGACCTTCTGGCATTACGAGTCCGAGGACCGCCTCGCGCCGATCGACGAGCTGCGCGCCCGAATCCGCCAGAGCCTGCGAGCGGCGGATTAG
- the ccrA gene encoding crotonyl-CoA carboxylase/reductase, giving the protein MSEKKDLYELGEIPPLGHVPKNMYAWAIRKERHGPPETAMQLEVLPTWELDSHDVLVLVMAAGVNYNGVWASLGEPISPLDGHKNPYHIAGSDASGIVWAVGSKVKRWKVGDEVIIHCNQDDGDDEECNGGDPMFSPSQRIWGYETPDGSFAQFCRAQDRQLMPRPKHLSWEESACYTLTLATAYRMLFGHEPHELKPGHNVLVWGASGGLGVFAVQLCAASGANAIGVISDESKRDYVMSLGAKGVINRKDFKCWGQLPKVNSPEYVEWTKEARKFGKAIWDITGKKDVDIVFEHPGEATFPVSCLVAKRGGMVVFCAGTSGFNITFDARYVWMRQKRIQGSHFAHLKQAAAANQFVIDRRIDPCMSEVFAWDKIPLAHMKMWKNEHAPGNMAVLVNAPEPGLHTVEDVTEAYNRKK; this is encoded by the coding sequence TTGAGCGAGAAGAAAGACCTTTACGAGTTGGGCGAAATCCCGCCGCTCGGCCATGTTCCCAAGAACATGTACGCCTGGGCGATCCGGAAAGAGCGCCATGGGCCGCCGGAGACGGCGATGCAGCTCGAGGTTCTCCCGACCTGGGAGCTCGACAGCCATGACGTGCTCGTCCTCGTAATGGCCGCCGGCGTCAACTACAACGGCGTCTGGGCCTCGCTCGGCGAACCCATCTCCCCGCTCGACGGCCACAAGAATCCCTATCATATCGCCGGCTCCGACGCGTCGGGCATCGTCTGGGCGGTCGGCTCCAAGGTGAAGCGCTGGAAGGTCGGCGACGAAGTCATCATCCACTGTAACCAGGACGATGGCGACGACGAGGAATGCAACGGCGGCGACCCGATGTTCTCGCCCTCGCAGCGCATCTGGGGCTATGAGACGCCGGACGGCTCCTTCGCCCAGTTCTGCCGCGCGCAGGACCGCCAGCTCATGCCGCGCCCCAAGCACCTCAGCTGGGAAGAGTCGGCCTGCTATACGCTGACGCTCGCCACCGCCTATCGCATGCTCTTCGGCCATGAGCCGCATGAGCTGAAGCCCGGCCACAATGTGCTGGTCTGGGGCGCCTCGGGCGGCCTCGGCGTCTTCGCCGTGCAGCTCTGCGCCGCCTCGGGCGCCAACGCCATCGGCGTGATCTCGGACGAGTCGAAGCGCGACTACGTCATGTCGCTCGGCGCCAAGGGCGTGATCAACCGCAAGGACTTCAAGTGCTGGGGCCAGCTCCCCAAGGTCAATTCGCCGGAATATGTCGAATGGACCAAGGAGGCGCGCAAGTTCGGCAAGGCGATCTGGGACATCACCGGCAAGAAGGACGTCGACATCGTCTTCGAACATCCGGGCGAAGCGACCTTCCCCGTCTCCTGCCTCGTCGCCAAGCGCGGCGGCATGGTGGTGTTCTGCGCCGGCACGAGCGGCTTCAACATCACCTTCGACGCCCGCTATGTCTGGATGCGCCAGAAGCGCATTCAGGGCTCGCATTTCGCGCATCTCAAGCAGGCGGCGGCGGCGAACCAGTTCGTCATCGACCGTCGCATCGACCCCTGCATGTCGGAGGTCTTCGCCTGGGACAAGATCCCGCTGGCGCATATGAAGATGTGGAAGAACGAACATGCGCCCGGCAATATGGCGGTGCTCGTGAACGCCCCCGAGCCCGGCCTGCACACGGTCGAGGACGTGACCGAGGCCTATAACAGGAAGAAGTAA
- a CDS encoding uracil-DNA glycosylase, producing the protein MALAPTPDLRDALIALIDWHVESGVDLALDAAPHDRYADSARGPQAAGLPAPALAPGPAPAEPVSEPAAPRRPAPVIAAPDEAARAAEAEAAAAQDLGALAARLAAFPYAPFREMAEHFLFAAGTPGAPLMALDAAPGATEESSGEAFSGDKARLLDNMLAAIGQSRESAYLAYVAPWRPAGDRALTAQEIAVFAPFARRHLELARPRVVLLFGEAPARVALETGEPVSRLRGKPFDLAGGTRAFVFSGLDTLLKSPALKPAAWRDLRAAAALLQG; encoded by the coding sequence ATGGCCCTCGCCCCGACGCCCGACCTGCGCGACGCGCTCATCGCCCTCATCGACTGGCATGTCGAGAGCGGGGTCGATCTCGCGCTCGATGCGGCGCCGCATGACCGCTACGCCGACAGCGCCCGCGGGCCGCAGGCGGCGGGCCTCCCCGCGCCGGCCCTCGCGCCCGGCCCCGCGCCCGCAGAACCCGTCTCCGAGCCCGCCGCGCCGCGCCGCCCGGCGCCCGTCATCGCCGCGCCGGACGAGGCCGCGCGGGCCGCCGAGGCGGAAGCCGCCGCGGCGCAGGATCTCGGCGCGCTCGCCGCGCGGCTCGCCGCTTTCCCCTATGCGCCCTTCCGCGAGATGGCCGAGCATTTCCTCTTCGCCGCCGGCACGCCCGGCGCGCCGCTCATGGCGCTCGACGCCGCGCCGGGCGCGACGGAGGAATCGAGCGGCGAGGCCTTCAGCGGCGACAAGGCGCGGCTGCTCGACAATATGCTCGCGGCGATCGGCCAGAGCCGCGAGAGCGCCTATCTCGCCTATGTCGCGCCCTGGCGTCCTGCGGGGGACCGGGCGCTCACGGCGCAGGAGATCGCGGTTTTCGCGCCCTTTGCGCGCCGCCACCTGGAGCTCGCGCGGCCGCGCGTCGTGCTGCTCTTCGGCGAGGCGCCGGCGCGCGTGGCGCTGGAGACGGGCGAGCCGGTCAGCCGGTTGCGCGGCAAGCCCTTCGACCTCGCCGGCGGGACACGGGCGTTCGTGTTCAGCGGGCTCGACACTCTGCTCAAAAGCCCGGCGCTGAAGCCGGCCGCCTGGCGCGATCTGCGCGCGGCGGCGGCGCTGCTGCAAGGGTAG
- a CDS encoding ribonuclease HII yields the protein MSAGPDFRIEGRLYRQGVWPVAGVDEVGRGPLAGPVTAAAVILDPKRLPRGLDDSKALAQKAREDAFERIMKKALAVSVAFVTPAEIDAMNIRQATLAAMARAVAGLSRAPAYVLVDGSDPPRLACPCRAIVKGDAAALSIAAASIVAKVARDAMMRRLGGHFPAYGFETNVGYAAKRHLDALREIGPTPIHRMSFSPLRDA from the coding sequence ATGAGCGCGGGGCCCGATTTCCGCATCGAAGGACGCCTCTACCGGCAAGGCGTCTGGCCCGTCGCGGGCGTCGACGAAGTCGGGCGCGGGCCACTGGCAGGCCCCGTGACGGCGGCCGCCGTCATTCTCGATCCGAAGCGCCTGCCGCGCGGTCTCGACGATTCCAAGGCGCTGGCGCAAAAGGCGCGCGAGGACGCCTTCGAGCGCATCATGAAAAAGGCGCTGGCGGTGAGCGTCGCCTTCGTCACGCCCGCCGAAATCGACGCCATGAACATCCGCCAGGCGACGCTCGCGGCCATGGCGCGGGCCGTCGCCGGCCTCTCCCGCGCGCCGGCCTATGTCCTCGTGGATGGCTCCGATCCGCCCCGCCTCGCCTGCCCCTGCCGCGCCATCGTCAAGGGCGACGCCGCCGCCCTCTCCATCGCCGCCGCCTCCATCGTCGCCAAGGTCGCCCGCGACGCCATGATGCGCCGGCTCGGCGGACATTTTCCGGCCTATGGCTTCGAGACGAATGTCGGCTACGCCGCCAAGCGACATCTCGACGCGCTGCGCGAGATCGGCCCAACCCCCATTCACCGGATGAGTTTTTCGCCGCTGCGCGACGCCTGA
- the uppP gene encoding undecaprenyl-diphosphatase UppP codes for MATACTNGLDTGFVDLGYMKVAALGVVQGITELLPISSTAHMRIVPALLGWKDPGSAFSAAMQLAALAAVISYFWDDIRTLAVGSIAALKRRDFNDWTFRFVLWIGFATIPIGLAGILLSHTLNACGSPLRTLPVIGISCIVMAALLAIAELYCNHKRTLDHVSLKDAMIVGLAQVGALIPGVSRSGSTLTAALFLDLKREEAARFSFLLGLPAIALAGLKELWELHKAHLDLHGWSVLTLGLIIASISAFAAIWGLLRILERFSAWPFVVYRGFIGVVLLVGFYVGWLA; via the coding sequence ATGGCGACGGCTTGCACCAATGGTCTCGACACGGGTTTCGTGGACCTCGGCTATATGAAAGTCGCGGCGCTGGGCGTCGTGCAGGGAATCACCGAGCTTCTGCCGATTTCCTCAACCGCCCATATGCGCATCGTGCCGGCGCTGCTCGGCTGGAAGGACCCCGGCTCCGCCTTTTCGGCGGCGATGCAGCTCGCGGCGCTCGCGGCCGTGATCAGCTATTTCTGGGACGATATCCGCACGCTGGCGGTCGGCTCGATCGCCGCGCTCAAGCGCCGCGACTTCAACGACTGGACCTTCCGCTTCGTGCTGTGGATCGGCTTCGCGACGATCCCCATCGGGCTCGCCGGCATTCTTCTGTCGCATACGCTCAACGCTTGCGGCTCGCCGTTGCGCACCCTGCCCGTGATCGGCATTTCCTGCATCGTCATGGCGGCGCTGCTCGCGATCGCGGAGCTTTATTGCAACCACAAGCGCACGCTCGATCACGTCAGCCTGAAGGATGCGATGATCGTCGGCCTCGCGCAGGTCGGCGCGCTGATCCCCGGCGTGTCGCGCTCGGGCTCGACGCTGACGGCGGCGCTGTTCCTGGACCTCAAGCGCGAGGAGGCGGCGCGCTTCTCCTTCCTTCTCGGCCTGCCGGCCATCGCGCTTGCCGGGCTGAAGGAGCTTTGGGAGCTGCACAAGGCGCATCTCGATCTGCACGGCTGGTCCGTGCTGACGCTCGGCCTCATCATCGCCTCGATCTCCGCCTTCGCGGCCATCTGGGGCCTGCTGCGGATTCTCGAGCGCTTCTCGGCCTGGCCCTTCGTCGTTTATCGCGGCTTCATCGGCGTCGTGCTGCTGGTGGGCTTCTACGTGGGCTGGCTCGCCTGA
- a CDS encoding PA0069 family radical SAM protein produces MGRLADISPDAEAVAGAGALVEAGRRRGRGALSKRSGRFEKESREEVDDGWGSIASLAALETHFHVEKPRSMITKNDSPDIPFDRSINPYRGCEHGCVYCFARPTHAYMGFSPGLDFETEIFVKEGAAQLLERELSAPNYTPKVIAIGTNTDPYQPAEKRHRVMRSVLETLARARHPVAIVTKSALALRDLDLIAPMARDGLVKIAFSVTTLDPRLARIMEPRAATPARRLEAMEAFAAAGVPVAVMTAPIIPAINDDEIEAILARAHAAGAREAGYVMLRLPLELRDLFSEWLVANFPDKARRALSLVRSTRGGKSYDPSFGKRMTGEGPYAWMIGRRFEVAAKRLGFPQTATRLRTDLFEPPRQGPQQLALF; encoded by the coding sequence ATGGGTCGGCTCGCGGACATCTCGCCTGACGCGGAGGCGGTCGCCGGCGCCGGGGCGCTGGTCGAGGCCGGGCGGCGGCGCGGGCGCGGGGCGCTTTCGAAGCGCAGCGGACGTTTTGAAAAGGAAAGCCGCGAGGAGGTCGACGACGGCTGGGGTTCGATCGCGAGCCTCGCGGCGCTCGAGACGCATTTCCACGTCGAGAAGCCGCGCTCGATGATCACGAAGAATGATTCGCCCGACATTCCTTTCGACCGCTCGATCAATCCCTATCGCGGCTGCGAGCATGGCTGCGTCTATTGTTTCGCGCGGCCCACCCACGCCTATATGGGTTTCTCGCCGGGGCTCGATTTCGAGACCGAGATTTTCGTCAAGGAAGGCGCGGCGCAGCTACTCGAACGTGAATTGTCCGCTCCGAATTATACGCCAAAGGTCATCGCCATCGGCACGAATACCGACCCCTATCAGCCCGCCGAAAAGCGCCACAGGGTGATGCGCAGCGTGCTCGAAACGCTGGCGCGGGCCAGACATCCGGTGGCGATCGTCACCAAATCGGCGCTCGCGCTGCGCGATCTCGATCTCATCGCGCCCATGGCCCGCGACGGGCTCGTCAAGATCGCCTTTTCGGTCACGACGCTCGATCCGCGCCTCGCCCGCATTATGGAGCCCCGCGCCGCGACGCCCGCGCGGCGGCTCGAAGCGATGGAGGCATTCGCGGCCGCCGGCGTCCCCGTCGCAGTGATGACGGCGCCGATCATTCCCGCCATCAACGACGACGAAATCGAAGCCATCCTCGCCCGCGCCCATGCCGCCGGCGCGCGCGAGGCGGGCTATGTGATGCTGCGCCTGCCGCTGGAATTGCGCGATCTCTTCAGCGAGTGGCTCGTCGCCAATTTTCCCGACAAGGCGCGCCGCGCCCTCTCGCTCGTGCGCTCGACGCGCGGCGGCAAGAGTTATGACCCGAGCTTCGGCAAGCGCATGACGGGCGAGGGGCCCTATGCCTGGATGATCGGCCGGAGGTTCGAGGTCGCGGCTAAACGGCTCGGCTTCCCGCAAACGGCCACGCGGCTGCGAACCGATCTTTTCGAGCCGCCGCGACAGGGGCCCCAGCAACTCGCCCTGTTTTAA